In Caproicibacterium amylolyticum, a genomic segment contains:
- a CDS encoding LytR/AlgR family response regulator transcription factor, whose translation MDKDVIMRIAICDDELLIRQQLRDKTEVFMAEWQMPYTLDVFANGEELLAGETIYDIILLDVQLMGMDGMRAAMAMKARCMDTLVIFISSFVQYAPLGYQSAIRYICMFCGESGLH comes from the coding sequence GTGGACAAGGATGTAATTATGCGGATAGCGATATGCGACGATGAACTACTCATACGGCAGCAGCTGCGGGATAAAACAGAAGTTTTTATGGCAGAATGGCAGATGCCTTATACACTTGACGTTTTTGCAAACGGTGAAGAACTGCTTGCAGGCGAAACGATATATGATATTATCTTGCTGGATGTGCAGCTTATGGGCATGGATGGAATGCGAGCCGCAATGGCAATGAAAGCGCGCTGTATGGATACGCTGGTAATTTTCATTTCCAGTTTCGTGCAGTATGCGCCGCTTGGCTATCAAAGTGCAATTCGGTACATCTGTATGTTTTGCGGAGAATCTGGATTGCATTGA
- a CDS encoding ABC transporter ATP-binding protein: MLINIENVSYIYRKNKLKALKNIDLKFSGHQTHAVLGHNGAGKTTLFLLMSGYLKLQSGRITYNSKFIDNKKEIAYVPESGGFFGSLTVWENLRFRYLISEQPEQDMHERINLLIETFGLDEKINMQGKSLSTGLKKRLALACAFVHKPKILLLDEPTNGIDPTTYDMLVKILNSQKKKGHHILLNSHDLVFVSEVADDICILNQGKVVCRKELNNLDEEQLKQLYFENTESFEDKHYEDI, encoded by the coding sequence ATGCTGATAAACATAGAAAACGTTAGCTACATATACCGCAAAAACAAACTGAAAGCCCTGAAAAATATCGACTTGAAGTTTTCAGGGCATCAAACCCATGCGGTATTAGGACACAATGGTGCAGGAAAGACAACTCTGTTTTTGCTGATGTCAGGATATTTAAAACTGCAAAGTGGGCGTATAACCTATAACAGTAAGTTTATCGACAATAAAAAAGAGATTGCCTATGTTCCCGAATCAGGTGGATTTTTTGGCTCGTTAACGGTATGGGAAAATTTGCGCTTTCGGTATTTGATTTCAGAGCAACCGGAACAGGACATGCACGAAAGAATCAATTTATTAATCGAAACATTTGGGCTGGACGAAAAAATCAATATGCAGGGCAAATCCTTGTCGACAGGCCTAAAGAAAAGATTAGCTTTAGCTTGTGCTTTTGTTCACAAACCCAAAATATTGCTTTTAGATGAACCGACAAATGGGATAGACCCAACCACTTACGATATGCTGGTGAAAATATTAAATAGTCAAAAAAAGAAGGGACATCATATTCTGCTCAATAGTCATGACTTGGTTTTTGTTTCAGAAGTGGCGGATGATATTTGCATTCTTAATCAGGGTAAAGTAGTTTGCCGCAAAGAACTAAATAATCTTGATGAAGAGCAGCTAAAGCAATTGTACTTTGAAAACACGGAGAGTTTTGAGGACAAACACTATGAGGATATTTAA
- a CDS encoding iron-sulfur cluster assembly scaffold protein, translated as MNYSAKVESMCTVAKGPKHGPAPIPEEGKWVKAYDIKDISGLTHGVGWCAPQQGACKLTLNIKDGVVKEALVETIGCSGMTHSAAMAAEILPGKTILECLNTDLVCDAINVAMRELFKQIVYGRSQTAFSEDGLPIGAGLDDLGKGLRSMVGTMYSTEAKGVRYMEMTEGYVLHMALDKNDEVIGYEFVNVGKMMDAIRKGTNPDKAYKANVGHYGRYSKEDGAVKYIDPRKE; from the coding sequence ATGAACTATTCCGCAAAAGTGGAAAGCATGTGTACAGTCGCAAAAGGCCCCAAGCACGGCCCCGCACCTATTCCTGAAGAGGGCAAATGGGTAAAGGCTTATGACATTAAAGACATCTCCGGCCTGACACACGGTGTCGGCTGGTGCGCTCCGCAGCAGGGCGCCTGCAAACTGACGCTGAACATTAAGGACGGCGTGGTTAAGGAAGCACTGGTCGAAACAATCGGCTGCTCCGGCATGACCCACTCCGCTGCTATGGCAGCAGAAATCCTGCCCGGCAAGACCATTTTGGAATGCCTGAACACGGACCTCGTATGTGACGCTATCAATGTTGCTATGCGTGAGCTGTTCAAGCAGATCGTTTACGGCCGCAGCCAGACTGCATTCTCTGAGGACGGCCTGCCCATCGGTGCTGGTTTGGATGACTTGGGCAAGGGCCTGCGCAGCATGGTAGGTACCATGTACAGCACAGAGGCCAAAGGCGTTCGTTACATGGAGATGACTGAGGGTTATGTTCTGCACATGGCTCTGGACAAGAACGATGAAGTCATCGGCTATGAATTTGTAAATGTCGGCAAAATGATGGACGCTATCCGCAAGGGTACCAACCCGGACAAAGCCTACAAGGCAAACGTTGGTCACTATGGCCGTTACAGCAAAGAAGACGGCGCTGTCAAGTATATTGACCCCCGCAAAGAATAA
- a CDS encoding GGGtGRT protein, translated as MANDVIFEGKERRMPKIEAFLKENGLGTLEEARDLCLSKGIDVDKIVKGVQPIAFDNATWAYTLGVALGLKKGVKSAAEASELIGVGLQAFCIPGSVAEHRNVGVGHGNLGARLLHDETKCFAFLAGHESFAAAEGAIGIARTANRARKEPLRVILNGLGKDAAFIISRINGFTYVKTDYDFFNDKVNVVEEVKYSDGERAQIKCYGANDVQEGVGIMRMEGVDVSITGNSTNPTRFQHLVAGTYKKWCNENGKHYFSVASGGGTGRTLHPDNMGAGPASYGLTDSMGRMHSDAQFAGSSSVPAHVEMMGLIGMGNNPMVGATVACAVAVYEACKG; from the coding sequence ATGGCAAACGATGTCATCTTTGAAGGTAAAGAGAGAAGAATGCCGAAGATTGAGGCATTCCTGAAAGAAAACGGCCTCGGCACCCTGGAAGAAGCACGCGACCTGTGCCTTTCCAAAGGAATCGATGTTGATAAAATCGTTAAGGGCGTACAGCCCATCGCTTTTGACAACGCTACATGGGCTTACACCCTCGGCGTTGCGCTGGGCCTGAAAAAAGGCGTTAAGTCCGCTGCGGAAGCAAGTGAACTGATTGGTGTTGGCCTGCAGGCATTCTGCATCCCCGGCTCCGTTGCAGAGCACCGTAATGTTGGCGTTGGCCACGGCAACTTGGGCGCACGCCTGCTGCACGACGAAACAAAGTGCTTTGCTTTTCTCGCCGGCCACGAAAGCTTTGCTGCTGCTGAGGGTGCTATCGGCATCGCCCGCACAGCAAACCGTGCCCGCAAAGAGCCGCTCCGTGTTATCCTGAACGGCCTGGGCAAGGATGCTGCTTTCATCATTTCCCGTATCAATGGCTTTACATATGTAAAGACCGACTACGACTTCTTCAACGACAAGGTAAACGTTGTGGAAGAAGTAAAGTATTCTGATGGCGAGCGCGCACAGATTAAGTGCTACGGCGCAAACGACGTGCAGGAAGGCGTTGGCATCATGCGTATGGAAGGCGTTGACGTTTCCATTACCGGCAACTCCACCAACCCGACCCGTTTCCAGCATCTGGTTGCTGGCACTTACAAAAAGTGGTGCAACGAGAACGGCAAGCACTACTTCTCCGTTGCTTCCGGCGGCGGCACCGGCCGTACACTGCATCCGGATAACATGGGTGCAGGCCCTGCTTCCTACGGCTTGACCGACTCCATGGGCCGTATGCACAGTGACGCACAGTTTGCCGGCTCCTCCTCCGTGCCTGCGCACGTTGAGATGATGGGTCTGATTGGCATGGGCAACAACCCGATGGTTGGCGCAACTGTTGCATGTGCTGTTGCTGTTTACGAAGCCTGCAAGGGCTGA
- the pbp4b gene encoding penicillin binding protein PBP4B has product MKVIPKKILGVVLSASMVFSAAPVCFGSAAVYAASPVTLAESVPSGLQADCTFPDWAGYVDDTLLMNNRYSFKAYKGQGVLYIKCTDLSSTRFFVNGKQIDISAACKNSGKTYKVDISAYTVNGSNTLQINDYAPATGKIEVKIPYPEVIAGTAQSVGMDTDELNLIDTIISNDVKYGFTSAQLAIIKNGVLVKNTAYGTVNAYNQNGTRKTDSAKVTTDTLYDLASNTKMYATNYAMQKLVSEGKVSINDKVTKYFPEFQDGANDAIKGKADLTLKEIMEHQAGFPADPQYFNDHFDQAAQKSDPNVDNILYSQDKKTTIQRIMNTSLIYQPGTQTKYSDVDYMLLGLIVEKVTGQNLDQYVENTIYKPMGLTHIMYNPLQKGFGVQNCAATELNGNTRDGAVSFKNVRTNTLQGQVHDEKAYYCMNGVSGHAGLFADAGDLAKLCQVMLNGGGYGGNKFFDKNTIAEFTKRKDALPTWGLGWWREGSYGRPWYFGVESSDDTIGHQGWTGTLTMIDPKNDLVMVLLTNKINSPLIDNKSNANDFVGNKFTTATLGTIPDLIYQSINHASETAVNANVSEMVSEKMKLYRAHADKYDGKTILQAAYSLVDTAVTRAEQKKTAETRDYAKKAISQLDTSIADASVVAEFQKRLGAVKTYSSDTTSNITVKGSYTFKITSKNGKAPVFTLGTSNVFKYSLVKKSGSDYYFKITVTAKKGTRAGIYVNGEGRLLIATVG; this is encoded by the coding sequence ATGAAAGTGATTCCAAAAAAGATTTTGGGAGTTGTTTTGTCGGCCAGTATGGTATTCTCCGCTGCACCGGTATGCTTCGGCAGTGCGGCTGTCTACGCAGCCTCGCCGGTTACACTGGCTGAATCGGTGCCGTCCGGTCTGCAGGCGGACTGCACATTCCCGGACTGGGCAGGCTATGTGGATGACACCCTGCTGATGAACAACCGCTACAGCTTCAAAGCCTACAAGGGTCAAGGTGTACTCTACATAAAATGTACAGACCTGAGCAGTACAAGATTCTTTGTAAACGGAAAGCAGATTGATATTTCCGCAGCCTGCAAAAACAGCGGAAAAACCTACAAGGTCGATATTTCCGCATACACTGTAAATGGCAGCAACACACTGCAAATCAACGACTACGCACCTGCCACCGGAAAAATCGAGGTTAAGATTCCATATCCGGAGGTAATTGCCGGAACAGCCCAGAGCGTCGGCATGGACACAGACGAGCTGAACTTAATCGACACGATTATCAGCAATGACGTGAAATATGGTTTCACAAGTGCTCAGCTGGCCATCATCAAAAACGGTGTGCTCGTTAAAAACACAGCTTACGGCACCGTAAACGCCTACAACCAGAACGGCACCCGCAAAACGGACTCCGCCAAAGTAACAACCGATACCCTTTATGACCTTGCTTCCAACACGAAAATGTACGCAACCAACTACGCCATGCAAAAGCTGGTCAGCGAAGGCAAAGTCAGTATCAACGATAAGGTAACAAAGTATTTTCCGGAGTTTCAGGACGGTGCAAATGACGCGATTAAAGGAAAAGCAGACCTGACACTGAAAGAAATCATGGAACATCAGGCTGGTTTCCCGGCTGATCCGCAGTATTTTAACGATCATTTCGATCAGGCAGCCCAGAAGAGTGACCCAAATGTGGACAACATCCTGTACTCACAGGATAAAAAGACGACCATACAGCGAATCATGAACACTTCGCTGATCTATCAGCCGGGTACCCAGACAAAATATTCAGATGTAGACTACATGCTGCTGGGGCTGATCGTCGAAAAAGTAACCGGTCAGAATCTTGACCAGTATGTTGAGAATACAATCTATAAACCAATGGGGCTTACCCACATTATGTACAACCCGCTTCAAAAAGGCTTCGGCGTACAGAATTGCGCCGCAACAGAATTGAACGGCAACACCCGCGACGGCGCTGTCAGCTTTAAAAATGTCCGCACTAACACCCTGCAGGGTCAGGTGCATGATGAAAAAGCATACTATTGCATGAATGGTGTTTCTGGCCATGCCGGTCTGTTTGCAGATGCAGGCGACCTTGCAAAACTCTGTCAGGTAATGCTCAACGGCGGCGGTTACGGCGGAAACAAATTCTTTGACAAAAATACCATTGCCGAGTTCACCAAGCGGAAAGACGCTCTGCCGACCTGGGGCCTTGGCTGGTGGCGTGAAGGCAGCTACGGCCGCCCGTGGTATTTCGGTGTGGAATCTTCCGACGATACAATCGGGCATCAGGGCTGGACTGGTACCTTGACTATGATCGACCCGAAGAATGATCTGGTCATGGTGCTGCTGACCAACAAAATCAACTCGCCGCTGATCGACAACAAATCCAACGCAAATGACTTTGTTGGCAACAAATTTACAACCGCTACACTGGGCACAATTCCGGATTTGATTTATCAGTCCATAAACCATGCTAGTGAAACAGCGGTCAACGCAAATGTGTCTGAAATGGTCAGCGAAAAGATGAAACTGTACCGTGCACATGCAGATAAATATGACGGCAAAACCATTCTGCAGGCGGCATATTCTCTGGTAGATACAGCCGTGACCCGAGCAGAGCAGAAGAAGACCGCAGAAACTCGCGATTACGCCAAAAAGGCAATTTCTCAGCTGGATACATCCATTGCGGATGCCTCTGTTGTTGCCGAATTTCAGAAGCGCTTGGGCGCAGTAAAGACCTACAGCAGTGATACCACGAGCAATATCACCGTCAAAGGCTCCTATACCTTTAAAATCACCAGTAAAAACGGCAAAGCACCTGTATTTACACTGGGCACCTCCAATGTATTCAAATACAGTCTGGTGAAAAAATCCGGCAGCGATTATTACTTCAAGATTACAGTAACCGCCAAAAAGGGCACCCGTGCCGGTATCTATGTCAATGGCGAAGGCCGTCTGCTGATTGCAACGGTAGGCTGA
- a CDS encoding HAD family hydrolase — translation MKIKLLALDMDGTVLLDDHKSISERTRQAIYRAAAENILVVPSSGRIYSVLPEAVTALPCVNYAVTSNGAVVYHLKTQKVVYSNYLSRVQANTLLKILPAGLWAEIWYHGKIYLEAEKWQQRSAYALNPFHVNVLEEIGCPVNRFADFLAGMQDEIEKINLPLIPPEQKQNVWKVLSACPDFSLVDTGCGIEVMRSGTSKLDGVRGLCHYFHQKKINISMENVLALGDSENDMEILQQCGLGVAMGNAVPAVQKIAKAVTLANTADGAALAIEKYALS, via the coding sequence GTGAAAATTAAATTACTCGCATTGGATATGGACGGGACCGTCCTGCTGGATGACCACAAAAGCATTTCAGAACGGACACGGCAGGCCATTTACAGAGCGGCGGCAGAAAACATTCTGGTGGTGCCGTCGAGCGGACGTATCTACTCTGTTCTGCCAGAAGCAGTAACGGCACTGCCCTGTGTAAATTACGCAGTTACTTCAAACGGCGCCGTAGTGTATCATCTGAAAACGCAGAAGGTGGTTTATTCAAATTACCTCTCCCGCGTACAGGCGAATACGCTGCTGAAAATCCTGCCGGCAGGACTTTGGGCAGAAATCTGGTACCACGGAAAAATATATCTGGAAGCAGAAAAGTGGCAGCAGCGGTCCGCCTATGCCTTAAATCCGTTTCACGTAAATGTGCTGGAAGAAATCGGCTGCCCGGTAAACCGTTTTGCAGATTTTCTTGCCGGGATGCAGGATGAAATTGAAAAAATCAATTTGCCGCTGATTCCCCCGGAACAAAAGCAGAACGTTTGGAAAGTTCTTTCTGCCTGCCCGGACTTCTCGCTGGTGGATACCGGCTGCGGAATTGAGGTCATGCGGTCAGGGACTTCCAAGCTGGACGGGGTGCGGGGGCTGTGCCATTATTTTCACCAGAAGAAAATAAATATCAGCATGGAAAACGTTCTCGCCCTCGGCGACAGCGAAAATGACATGGAAATCCTGCAGCAGTGCGGGTTGGGCGTTGCTATGGGAAACGCAGTCCCTGCCGTTCAAAAAATTGCAAAAGCGGTAACGCTGGCAAATACAGCAGACGGAGCCGCGCTGGCGATTGAAAAATATGCACTGTCTTAA
- a CDS encoding MurR/RpiR family transcriptional regulator — translation MSCIYKIREGMAGYTSTEKKLADYMLENPNEVTQSSAQILGQRAGVSAAAIVRFSHKLGYKGFTALKVDLARDSAEEITNFDDMIAEEDSMAVVIKKAESLNIMLQNQAYRLLNAESLEKAVAVLLQSRNIYLFGVSGSGIICMDFMEKLSRINRPVVYHNDFHDQLAAAAHMTAQDAVLAVSYSGKTHEVNTAVKFAKEIGTPIIAITQFRNTPLTKLVDIPLYIPITERELRIGAIASRNASFIITDLLYLGLAKSNMELTKEYLVKTKDVINRLK, via the coding sequence ATGAGCTGCATTTATAAAATCCGTGAAGGAATGGCCGGCTACACTTCCACCGAAAAAAAGCTGGCCGATTATATGCTGGAAAATCCAAATGAAGTTACACAAAGTTCCGCGCAGATACTTGGTCAGCGCGCTGGAGTTTCCGCTGCAGCCATTGTCCGTTTTTCTCATAAACTGGGCTACAAAGGCTTCACTGCGCTGAAAGTGGACCTTGCACGGGACAGTGCGGAGGAAATTACAAACTTTGATGACATGATTGCCGAGGAGGATTCCATGGCGGTCGTCATTAAAAAAGCAGAAAGCCTGAATATTATGCTGCAAAATCAAGCTTACCGCCTGCTAAATGCGGAAAGTTTGGAAAAAGCAGTAGCAGTGCTGCTGCAGAGCCGGAACATTTATCTTTTCGGCGTCAGCGGTTCCGGCATTATCTGCATGGATTTTATGGAGAAGCTTTCCCGCATTAACCGTCCGGTTGTTTACCACAACGACTTTCACGATCAGCTTGCCGCCGCGGCGCACATGACTGCACAGGACGCTGTACTGGCAGTCAGTTACAGCGGCAAAACACATGAAGTGAATACCGCTGTCAAATTTGCCAAAGAGATTGGAACGCCAATCATTGCAATCACACAGTTTCGCAACACCCCACTGACAAAGCTGGTCGATATTCCGCTTTATATCCCCATTACAGAACGGGAACTGCGCATTGGCGCCATCGCGTCCAGAAATGCTTCTTTTATTATAACAGATTTACTGTATCTGGGGCTGGCAAAGAGCAACATGGAGCTTACCAAAGAATATTTGGTTAAGACGAAAGATGTCATCAACAGATTAAAATAG
- the murQ gene encoding N-acetylmuramic acid 6-phosphate etherase: protein MEIKLNALETEQVNPNSRNIDQMDTLGMLQVINREDQSVAAAVQKVLPQIAQMVDCIHARMMKGGRVIYIGAGTSGRLGVLDASECPPTYGVDSTLIQGIIAGGYSALLKAKEGAEDDLQLAGKDLEAAGLTSQDTVIGLAASGRTPYVIGGLDYAAKIGAYTGAVSCVSNAEISKHAKAKIEVIVGPEVVTGSTRMKAGTAQKMILNMISTSLMIQYGKVYGNLMVDVQPTNEKLVERAKRIIMASSSCSYEEATEYLEQSENHVKIAICMALTKLSKKDCDIILTKAQGNISQAIHSLKEQKLPLQ from the coding sequence ATGGAAATAAAACTGAACGCTTTGGAAACAGAGCAGGTAAATCCCAACAGCCGCAATATAGACCAAATGGATACCCTCGGCATGCTGCAGGTAATCAACCGGGAGGATCAGTCTGTGGCAGCCGCTGTGCAGAAAGTGCTGCCGCAGATTGCCCAGATGGTTGACTGCATTCATGCGCGGATGATGAAGGGCGGCCGTGTAATTTACATTGGTGCCGGCACTTCCGGCAGGCTGGGTGTACTGGATGCCAGCGAATGCCCACCGACTTACGGTGTAGATTCAACACTGATTCAAGGCATCATTGCGGGCGGCTACAGTGCCCTTTTAAAAGCAAAGGAGGGCGCAGAGGATGATTTGCAGCTTGCCGGAAAGGATTTGGAGGCTGCCGGACTAACCAGTCAGGACACCGTGATTGGGCTGGCCGCCAGCGGCAGAACACCTTATGTAATCGGCGGACTGGACTACGCCGCAAAAATCGGTGCCTATACAGGTGCGGTCAGCTGTGTCAGCAATGCAGAAATTTCCAAACACGCAAAGGCAAAAATCGAAGTCATTGTCGGCCCGGAGGTTGTAACTGGCTCTACACGCATGAAGGCCGGCACCGCGCAGAAAATGATTCTCAATATGATTTCCACTTCCTTAATGATACAATATGGAAAAGTGTACGGAAACCTGATGGTGGATGTGCAGCCGACGAACGAGAAACTGGTGGAACGTGCGAAGCGGATTATCATGGCAAGCAGCTCCTGCAGCTACGAGGAAGCCACAGAATACTTGGAGCAGAGCGAGAATCATGTAAAAATTGCAATTTGTATGGCATTGACAAAGCTTTCTAAAAAAGATTGTGATATAATATTGACAAAAGCACAGGGCAACATTTCGCAGGCTATTCATAGCCTGAAAGAACAAAAGCTGCCGCTGCAATAA
- a CDS encoding PTS transporter subunit EIIC, translating to MDYAKTAQEVLTAVGGKENVDANMTCMTRLRISLVDHSKADLAALKKIDGVLGVVDSETIQVVFGPGVVNKVGSEFATLTGLALGADEAELDVKKVANENKSANKAKHNGPVQQFLKHIANVFVPILPGIIAAGLINGIINVIDVSTGKIMAGVWWYQVIHVIGWALFAYLPIFVGMNAAKEFKGSPILGALAGCFFVVNAAMPLLAKVGDAQIILPLTGKVFNPGNGGLLSALIAGIFFAYLERWIRKIMPNILDTFFTPLLTVIIGGLVTVIVLQPIGAALTAGIYTVLDFLYTNLGALGGYILSAGFLPLVSVGLHQALTPIHAMLNDPNGVTKGINYLLPILMMAGGGQVGAGLALYMKTKNKKLKRMTRDSLPVGILGVGEPLMYAVTLPLGKPFITACLGAGFGGILASLFHLGTVSQGVSGLFGLLIVVPGTQLFYVISIAAAYVGGFVLTYFFGVDENRINEVYGTDD from the coding sequence ATGGATTATGCAAAAACCGCACAAGAAGTTCTAACGGCAGTCGGCGGAAAAGAAAACGTCGATGCAAACATGACCTGCATGACCCGCCTGCGCATTAGTCTGGTGGATCACAGCAAGGCTGATTTAGCCGCCCTGAAAAAAATTGACGGGGTTCTCGGCGTGGTGGATTCAGAAACAATTCAGGTTGTTTTTGGTCCGGGGGTTGTCAACAAAGTCGGCAGCGAGTTTGCCACACTGACCGGACTTGCACTCGGAGCGGATGAAGCAGAACTGGATGTGAAGAAGGTCGCAAACGAAAACAAATCCGCAAACAAAGCAAAACACAATGGCCCGGTACAGCAGTTCCTAAAGCATATTGCAAACGTGTTTGTGCCGATTTTGCCCGGCATTATTGCGGCAGGCCTGATCAACGGCATCATTAACGTGATTGATGTTTCCACCGGAAAGATAATGGCCGGTGTTTGGTGGTATCAGGTCATTCATGTAATTGGCTGGGCACTGTTTGCCTATCTGCCCATCTTTGTCGGCATGAATGCCGCAAAGGAATTCAAGGGTTCTCCAATCCTCGGTGCTCTGGCGGGCTGCTTCTTTGTTGTCAACGCTGCAATGCCGCTGCTGGCAAAGGTCGGCGATGCACAGATTATTCTGCCGCTGACAGGCAAGGTATTCAATCCGGGCAACGGCGGTCTGCTGTCTGCTCTGATTGCCGGTATTTTCTTCGCTTATCTGGAAAGATGGATTCGCAAGATCATGCCGAACATTCTGGATACCTTCTTCACGCCGCTGCTCACTGTCATTATCGGCGGTCTGGTAACAGTTATTGTACTGCAGCCAATCGGCGCAGCACTGACAGCCGGCATCTACACTGTTCTTGATTTCCTCTATACCAACCTGGGTGCTCTGGGCGGCTACATCCTTTCCGCAGGCTTCCTGCCGCTGGTTTCCGTTGGTCTGCATCAGGCTTTGACGCCTATCCATGCAATGCTCAATGATCCGAATGGTGTAACCAAAGGCATCAACTATCTGCTGCCAATCCTGATGATGGCAGGCGGCGGACAGGTTGGCGCTGGCCTTGCACTGTACATGAAGACAAAGAACAAGAAGCTCAAGAGAATGACCCGCGATTCCCTGCCTGTTGGTATTCTGGGCGTTGGCGAACCGCTGATGTACGCTGTTACACTGCCGCTTGGCAAACCGTTCATCACAGCCTGCCTTGGCGCCGGTTTCGGCGGCATCCTGGCTTCTTTGTTCCATCTCGGCACGGTTTCTCAGGGCGTTTCCGGTCTGTTTGGCCTGCTGATTGTTGTTCCCGGCACACAGCTGTTCTATGTCATTTCCATTGCTGCAGCATATGTGGGTGGATTTGTTCTGACCTACTTCTTCGGTGTGGATGAAAATCGAATTAACGAAGTATACGGTACAGACGATTAA